A single Candidatus Binatia bacterium DNA region contains:
- a CDS encoding TetR/AcrR family transcriptional regulator, which translates to MPKAPAELLQTYRRDQIVNAAREAIGEHGYEHTSMDQIAKHAGLSRSTVYEYFSSKEEILRGSFAAHREQLGHELERCLGEASTTLERLTAFFEVCLASVDEHREYFVAVVFPLSLDEPTRADGPGGADFAGVVQHFYETVDRILDEGVARGEFPGPVQPTDRACLGTLIVGAMGTRGRLAAAPPAHEAAAQFAHFALNGLGLSPIG; encoded by the coding sequence ATGCCGAAAGCGCCCGCAGAGCTGCTCCAGACCTACCGCCGCGACCAGATCGTCAACGCCGCCCGCGAGGCGATCGGCGAGCACGGCTACGAGCATACCTCGATGGACCAGATCGCAAAGCACGCCGGTCTGAGCCGCAGCACGGTCTACGAGTACTTCTCTTCCAAAGAGGAGATCCTGCGCGGCAGCTTCGCCGCGCACCGCGAGCAGCTCGGCCACGAACTCGAACGCTGCCTGGGCGAGGCATCGACCACCCTCGAGCGGCTCACCGCATTCTTCGAGGTCTGCCTCGCCAGCGTCGACGAGCATCGCGAGTACTTCGTGGCGGTGGTGTTCCCCCTCTCGCTCGACGAACCGACGCGCGCGGACGGACCGGGCGGCGCGGACTTCGCAGGCGTCGTGCAGCACTTCTACGAGACCGTCGATCGGATCCTCGATGAGGGCGTAGCACGCGGCGAATTCCCAGGCCCCGTTCAGCCGACCGACCGCGCCTGCCTCGGCACACTGATCGTCGGCGCGATGGGTACGCGAGGTCGGCTCGCGGCGGCACCGCCGGCCCACGAAGCGGCGGCGCAGTTCGCCCACTTCGCACTCAACGGACTCGGGCTGTCGCCCATCGGATGA
- a CDS encoding NAD(P)/FAD-dependent oxidoreductase — MSSEAAAPRDDFRVVVIGAGMSGILAAIKLTEAGVDFVIFEKADRLGGTWRENVYAGIACDVPSHFYSYSFALNPDWTKQFSPGAEIQAYFEGVADWFGVAGEIQYGKEVSRAAFEDGRWQLEMSDGSTEAGDFIIAATGVLHHPKYPDIPGLENFEGTAFHSSRWDPEVETKGKRVAVIGTGSSAIQIVSALVDEVEKLELFQRTAQWVIPVVNTDFTEEEKAEFRRNPNAMLAVRTEIARTYTDGFANVLVDAQSPVIQGIHAACEANLENSVTDPVLKEKLRPDYQAACKRLIMSNDFYDAIQRPNAAVVTEAIARAEPSGLVTEDGTLHELDVIVMATGFHVDHFVRPMKVTGRGGVALDDVWREGPFAYMAISVPDFPNFFMLQGPNGPVGNFSLIEVAELQVDYILGMLEKVRSGACREIAPSHEAMDRFHAERKEAAKFTIWATGCKSWYLDAKGLPTAWPFTFDRFRDEMTTPRVEDYELN; from the coding sequence ATGTCCTCCGAAGCCGCAGCGCCTCGCGACGATTTTCGTGTCGTCGTCATCGGCGCCGGGATGTCCGGCATTCTCGCTGCCATCAAGCTGACGGAAGCCGGCGTCGATTTCGTGATCTTCGAGAAGGCCGATCGGCTCGGCGGAACCTGGCGCGAGAACGTCTACGCCGGGATCGCGTGCGATGTGCCGTCGCACTTCTACAGCTACTCGTTCGCGCTCAATCCGGATTGGACAAAACAGTTCTCTCCGGGGGCCGAGATCCAGGCGTACTTCGAGGGAGTCGCCGACTGGTTCGGGGTCGCGGGCGAGATTCAGTACGGGAAGGAGGTTTCGCGCGCGGCCTTCGAGGACGGACGATGGCAGCTCGAAATGTCCGACGGTTCGACGGAGGCGGGCGACTTCATCATAGCGGCGACCGGTGTTCTCCACCACCCGAAGTACCCGGACATCCCGGGGCTCGAGAACTTCGAGGGAACCGCGTTCCACAGCTCGCGTTGGGATCCGGAAGTCGAGACGAAGGGGAAGCGCGTCGCCGTGATCGGGACCGGCTCGTCGGCCATCCAGATCGTGTCCGCCCTCGTCGACGAGGTAGAGAAGCTCGAGCTGTTTCAGCGTACCGCCCAGTGGGTCATTCCCGTCGTGAACACCGACTTTACCGAGGAGGAAAAGGCGGAGTTCCGACGAAACCCCAATGCCATGCTGGCGGTTCGGACGGAGATCGCGCGCACGTACACAGACGGCTTCGCGAATGTGCTCGTCGATGCGCAGAGCCCGGTGATCCAGGGAATCCATGCGGCGTGCGAGGCGAATCTCGAGAACAGCGTGACGGACCCCGTTTTGAAGGAGAAGCTTCGACCGGACTACCAGGCGGCCTGCAAGCGGCTCATCATGTCCAACGACTTCTACGACGCGATTCAAAGACCCAACGCGGCGGTCGTCACGGAGGCGATCGCACGGGCCGAGCCGTCGGGGCTCGTGACCGAGGACGGCACGCTGCACGAGCTCGACGTGATCGTCATGGCCACCGGCTTTCACGTCGATCACTTCGTGCGACCGATGAAGGTGACCGGACGCGGCGGCGTCGCGCTCGACGACGTTTGGCGGGAAGGGCCGTTCGCCTACATGGCGATCTCAGTCCCGGATTTCCCGAATTTCTTCATGCTGCAGGGCCCGAATGGCCCCGTCGGCAACTTCTCGCTCATCGAGGTGGCCGAGCTTCAGGTCGACTACATCCTGGGGATGCTCGAGAAGGTCCGCTCTGGGGCGTGCCGTGAGATCGCTCCTTCCCACGAAGCGATGGACCGCTTTCACGCGGAGCGTAAGGAGGCGGCGAAGTTTACGATCTGGGCGACCGGCTGCAAGAGCTGGTACCTCGACGCGAAGGGCCTGCCGACCGCCTGGCCCTTCACGTTCGATCGGTTTCGGGACGAGATGACGACGCCGCGCGTCGAAGATTACGAATTGAATTGA
- a CDS encoding phytanoyl-CoA dioxygenase family protein, translating into MSKRAYTNEDGTVLPEVVAEREAALAAANLTHGLDESYLETLLSSVREDGYVILPRLLSEEQIEAIRTESEPYLQYDGRTEFEGYKTRRIYSVIEKTLSCNPIIDHPVVMALLDRLFLPNYLLSQLQVIKVMPGEIQQPLHHDDGFYPIPRPRKPIGAALIWALDDFTENNGATLVYPKSHLWGDVPSADIDLEQMVPAVMPAGSAVFFVGTLWHGAGPNRTDKPRLAATTQYCEPWARQQENYCLAISRERAKQCSEKIQALLGYSMLFPFIGFVDGRDPARLLRD; encoded by the coding sequence ATGTCGAAACGCGCGTACACGAATGAGGACGGTACCGTACTCCCCGAGGTCGTCGCCGAACGAGAAGCGGCGCTCGCGGCGGCGAACCTCACACACGGCCTCGACGAGTCGTACCTCGAGACGCTTCTCTCCTCCGTTCGAGAAGACGGCTACGTGATCCTCCCGCGCCTCCTATCCGAGGAACAGATCGAGGCCATCCGGACCGAGTCCGAACCCTACCTGCAGTACGACGGGCGAACCGAGTTCGAAGGCTACAAGACGCGGCGCATCTACTCCGTGATCGAGAAGACTCTCTCCTGCAATCCCATCATCGATCACCCCGTGGTGATGGCACTGCTCGACCGGCTCTTCCTGCCGAACTACCTTCTCTCGCAACTCCAGGTGATCAAGGTGATGCCCGGCGAGATCCAGCAACCGCTGCATCACGACGACGGCTTCTACCCGATCCCCCGACCACGGAAGCCGATCGGAGCGGCTCTGATCTGGGCGCTCGACGACTTCACCGAGAACAACGGCGCGACCCTCGTCTACCCCAAGAGCCACTTGTGGGGAGACGTCCCCTCGGCCGACATCGACCTCGAACAGATGGTCCCCGCGGTCATGCCCGCCGGGTCGGCCGTGTTTTTCGTCGGCACACTCTGGCACGGCGCGGGCCCGAACCGCACCGACAAACCCCGCCTCGCCGCGACCACGCAGTACTGTGAGCCCTGGGCTCGCCAGCAGGAGAACTACTGCCTTGCGATCTCGCGAGAGCGGGCCAAGCAGTGCAGCGAGAAGATCCAAGCGCTGCTCGGCTACAGCATGCTGTTCCCGTTCATCGGCTTTGTCGACGGACGCGACCCGGCAAGATTGCTCCGAGACTAG
- a CDS encoding TonB-dependent receptor: MESNRCLETSLLSVAGCAGLWALVGLLTFIGAPGAFAQDAAPAGIEAPSSYLEAVEGPDTGPGVASEVDSAQAQAAAAKKSGSNRRTGKNIEEIVVFARKRAELLENTPISVTALSEETLRVTGTTRLDQIQDLVPNLSIFRGLSGQTLSVNIRGVGNFPTIYFDQGVGVYVDGVYLSRNQGSVLDIVDVNQVEVLRGPQGTLFGKNTLGGAINITTIKPKNELEGFVLMRAGSYGQIDTRATLNVPILKDLLAVRATFATFKNSGYVYNETRDEYLSDRNSLNFLGSLRFTPTDDLTVDITGNWSKSQSQPQGAKCTYLPPENITPGFQAIIDSIDTTVTDAGGTFPDDYRDQCNASTPFRVQNDARQLAISESAGTWGVLRWEIGELFVVDDLALTLRSSWREQYPANRLDGDGGPFPVSVVDNLGDGPFVDTLAGPNAGSSVNLGGATGFQRQIQQELQLNGSAWDGRLNFVGGAFAFWEKANTTTGITAFPGGVLGSAPVGLSPSSGFTETDNWDWAIYAQGTADFTDWLSLTAGIRYTEEKKGLMRTLEQPLAVPGVNDPLPVDFEGSRIFTDWTPTASLALQTPEEWLDVVGLDHLMGYFTYSKGFRGGGWNGGARTADVRTIEPFLPETMNSYEWGFKSIFAERRLSLNFSFFIEDRTDQQIPQIITAVVSPAVSVPDVIVSNAAGSTTRGFELEMQGSPIDGMLFDASVGFLDAKFDDFPGTQDARTGEPLNRAGERFAFLPQWQAHIGLQYSMELPDADQPQWMHGWVTPRVDWSYQGDTQYWAVELPELRQPAYNVVNFRMSYDFNDNFTQIAFFANNLLDSEYFRDSLAIGPRLTLAVLKYYNPPRWFGVELSHRF, from the coding sequence GTGGAATCCAATCGTTGTCTTGAAACCTCTCTCTTGTCGGTGGCCGGTTGCGCCGGTCTCTGGGCCCTTGTTGGGCTTCTGACGTTTATCGGTGCGCCCGGAGCCTTCGCTCAGGACGCGGCTCCCGCCGGTATCGAGGCGCCGTCCAGCTATCTCGAGGCGGTGGAGGGCCCCGACACGGGTCCGGGCGTTGCTTCCGAAGTCGACTCGGCACAAGCGCAAGCCGCGGCGGCGAAGAAATCGGGATCGAATCGCCGAACCGGCAAGAACATCGAGGAGATCGTCGTCTTCGCCCGCAAGCGCGCGGAGCTTCTCGAGAATACTCCGATCTCGGTCACCGCACTCTCCGAGGAGACGCTACGTGTCACCGGCACGACGCGCTTGGATCAGATCCAGGATCTGGTCCCCAACTTGAGCATCTTCCGTGGACTCTCCGGCCAGACACTCTCTGTCAACATCCGCGGCGTCGGCAACTTCCCGACCATCTACTTCGATCAGGGCGTCGGCGTATACGTCGACGGGGTGTACCTCTCGAGGAACCAGGGCAGCGTTCTCGATATCGTCGACGTGAACCAGGTCGAAGTGTTGCGTGGTCCGCAGGGCACACTCTTCGGGAAGAACACGCTCGGCGGCGCGATCAACATCACGACCATCAAACCGAAGAACGAGCTCGAAGGTTTCGTTCTCATGCGCGCCGGCAGCTACGGCCAGATCGATACGCGGGCGACCTTGAACGTGCCGATCCTGAAGGACCTACTCGCGGTGCGCGCCACCTTCGCGACCTTCAAGAACAGTGGGTACGTCTACAACGAGACACGCGACGAATACCTTTCCGACCGAAACTCGCTCAACTTCCTCGGGAGCCTGCGCTTCACACCGACCGACGATCTTACCGTCGACATCACGGGCAACTGGTCGAAGAGTCAGTCGCAGCCGCAGGGAGCCAAGTGCACGTACCTCCCGCCAGAGAACATCACGCCAGGTTTTCAGGCGATCATCGATTCGATCGACACGACGGTGACAGACGCGGGCGGCACGTTTCCGGACGACTACCGAGATCAGTGCAATGCCTCGACGCCGTTCCGTGTTCAAAACGACGCCAGGCAGCTCGCCATCAGCGAGAGCGCCGGAACCTGGGGCGTTCTGCGCTGGGAGATCGGAGAGCTCTTTGTCGTGGACGATCTGGCTCTCACTCTGAGGTCGTCGTGGCGCGAGCAGTATCCCGCGAACCGACTCGACGGGGACGGCGGCCCGTTCCCGGTGAGCGTCGTCGACAATCTGGGCGACGGTCCCTTCGTCGACACCCTTGCCGGCCCGAACGCCGGCAGTTCTGTCAATCTCGGCGGTGCGACCGGGTTCCAGCGCCAGATTCAGCAGGAGCTTCAGTTGAACGGAAGCGCCTGGGACGGGCGCCTGAACTTCGTCGGTGGCGCGTTCGCCTTCTGGGAGAAAGCCAATACCACGACCGGGATCACGGCATTCCCAGGCGGCGTGCTCGGATCGGCGCCGGTGGGCCTGTCCCCCTCGAGTGGATTCACCGAAACCGACAACTGGGATTGGGCGATCTACGCGCAGGGCACCGCGGACTTCACCGACTGGCTGAGTCTCACGGCGGGCATTCGCTACACCGAGGAGAAGAAGGGCCTGATGCGCACACTCGAGCAGCCGCTCGCGGTTCCAGGCGTTAACGACCCGCTGCCGGTTGACTTCGAAGGCTCGCGGATCTTCACGGATTGGACGCCCACGGCAAGCCTCGCGTTGCAGACGCCCGAGGAGTGGCTCGACGTCGTCGGCCTCGACCATTTAATGGGCTACTTCACGTACTCGAAGGGTTTTCGCGGCGGTGGCTGGAACGGTGGCGCGCGTACGGCGGACGTCCGCACCATCGAGCCGTTTCTGCCGGAGACGATGAACTCGTACGAGTGGGGCTTCAAGAGCATCTTCGCCGAGCGCCGCCTGAGCTTGAACTTCTCGTTCTTCATCGAGGACCGAACCGACCAGCAGATCCCCCAGATCATCACCGCAGTCGTGAGTCCTGCGGTCTCCGTCCCCGACGTGATCGTCAGCAACGCGGCCGGTTCGACGACGCGCGGGTTCGAGCTCGAGATGCAGGGCTCGCCGATCGACGGTATGCTCTTCGATGCGTCCGTCGGCTTTCTCGATGCGAAGTTCGATGACTTCCCCGGGACACAAGACGCCCGGACCGGCGAACCTCTGAACCGTGCGGGGGAGCGCTTTGCCTTCCTACCTCAGTGGCAGGCGCACATCGGGCTGCAGTACTCGATGGAGCTGCCGGACGCCGATCAGCCGCAGTGGATGCACGGCTGGGTTACGCCGCGGGTCGACTGGTCGTATCAGGGCGACACGCAGTATTGGGCGGTGGAGCTGCCCGAGCTTCGTCAGCCGGCGTACAACGTCGTGAACTTCCGGATGAGCTACGACTTCAACGACAACTTCACGCAGATCGCATTCTTCGCGAACAATCTGCTCGACAGCGAGTACTTCCGCGATTCCCTGGCGATTGGGCCGCGGCTCACGCTTGCGGTGCTGAAGTACTACAACCCGCCGCGTTGGTTCGGCGTCGAACTCAGCCACCGGTTCTGA